The proteins below are encoded in one region of Gopherus flavomarginatus isolate rGopFla2 chromosome 12, rGopFla2.mat.asm, whole genome shotgun sequence:
- the LOC127033059 gene encoding CMRF35-like molecule 5: MRIFPILGWMLFPGCWAVRGPGAVRGPAGGSVAVRCRYRAAYEAYPKFWCREGLVGNLRCSDGLRIVQTDGSEAEVTRGRVSIRDDHTQRVFTVTVENLTPADAGWYHCGVRRTGRDLRATVELTVSPERSSSATVQPASSSPSISTSPWTTTEEGKSSFSANQDTTSPVSQLSNVHFLLLFIWKVPIFLCIICMNIWYRKNSREMLDRHAPS, translated from the exons ATGAGGATTTTCCCCATTCTGGGTTGGATGCTTTTCCCAG GCTGCTGGGCGGTGAGGGGCCCCGGGGCAGTGCGCGGCCCCGCGGGCGGGTCGGTGGCTGTGCGGTGCCGGTACCGGGCGGCCTATGAGGCTTATCCGAAGTTCTGGTGCCGGGAAGGTTTGGTAGGAAATTTGCGCTGTTCCGACGGGCTTCGTATCGTCCAGACCGATGGGTCGGAGGCGGAGGTGACGCGGGGCAGAGTCTCCATCCGAGACGATCACACCCAGCGCGTGTTCACCGTGACCGTGGAGAACCTGACACCGGCAGACGCCGGCTGGTACCACTGCGGGGTACGGAGAACTGGGCGTGATCTCAGGGCCACTGTGGAACTCACCGTCTCCCCAG AAAGGTCATCATCAGCGACAGTGCAACCAGCTTCTTCTTCCCCCTCAATATCTACTTCCCCCTGGACAACTACTGAGGAAGGGAAATCCAGCTTCTCCGCTAACCAAGACACCAcgtctcctgt TTCCCAGCTCAGCAACGTCCATTTCTTGCTCCTCTTCATCTGGAAAGTCCCCATCTTTCTGTGCATCATCTGCATGAACATATGGTACAGGAAGAACTCCAGGGAGATGCTGGACAGACATG CTCCTTCCTAG
- the LOC127033060 gene encoding CMRF35-like molecule 5 gives MRISPVLVWILFPGCWAVTGPGTVHGPLGGLVTVQCQYERGYKDYPKFWCRAGTLLWFQCSSAQIVETTGSETEVKWGRVSIRDNHTLSAFTVTVENLTLADASMYHCGVDRTLLPDPRATVELTVSEAIHTSTSTGRPPATREQPSGAASTPITLSISSNDTHALSQFSNVHFLLLFIWKVPIFLCIIWVNIRYRKNSREMTDRHGPS, from the exons gctgctgggcagtgacaggcccTGGGACAGTGCATGGGCCCCTGGGCGGGTTGGTGACTGTGCAGTGCCAGTATGAGAGAGGCTACAAGGATTATCCGAAATTCTGGTGCAGAGCAGGAACCCTGCTCTGGTTCCAGTGTTCCAGTGCTCAAATCGTTGAGACCACGGGGTCGGAGACAGAGGTGAAGTGGGGCAGAGTCTCCATCCGAGACAATCACACCCTGAGCGCGTTCACCGTGACCGTGGAGAACCTGACACTGGCAGACGCCAGCATGTACCACTGCGGGGTAGACAGGACTTTGCTTCCTGATCCCAGGGCCACTGTGGAACTCACCGTCTCCGAAG CCATCCATACCTCCACCTCCACTGGAAGGCCCCCAGCGACAAGAGAGCAGCCCAGCGGGGCTGCTTCCACACCCATTACACTCTCTATAAGCAGCAACGACACTCATGCACT ATCCCAGTTCAGCAACGTCCATTTCTTGCTCCTGTTCATCTGGAAAGTCCCCATCTTTCTGTGCATCATCTGGGTGAACATACGGTATAGGAAGAACTCCAGGGAGATGACAGACAGACATG GACCTTCCTAG